The DNA segment ATAGAGGAGAAAGGTCTGTTGCCAGGGGATccagcactgtacataatcatcccattggtcagtgaGGATAAGTCAGGGCAGTCAGCTGTATAGGAGACGAtacactcaacaaacaaacagtacaaagtccattccacttacgctgacaagatggagctgacccactccacaatCCATCACTCTTACAAGCCCTGGTgctgcctccattgagagtgtatagccagtgtcacaggtgtaggtggccacagtacCACCACTCAGTGTTTGGTCAGAGTAGGACATCCCTCCATtggtggggggagggagggacaTACACATCGATGACACCGATGACACCACTGCGTACAGATGATATTGGATAAGGTGAccattgtacaatgtacaatccACTCACCCAGGTTAGCACAGAGGGTCATATCTCCTCCAgtagttggtacagtacaacagtaggacCCGGTGGGAGTGAGGGGGTTGTTAGTTTCTCTACGAGCCAGTCTGATGACCTGAGGTGCCCCCCGTAGAATGTAGAACTGCTGTCCAGCAGTCATTGATCCACCTTCTTGCAGTATCACACTCCCACCAGGATACGTCCACTGTCCTAGTGCTCCCATGCCATTGTTGTCACTACTTCTACAGCAGGTAGTGAGGTCAGTGTTACAGGTGAGAGTTGGGAGACCAACATCCTCTCCAATGTCAGTGATGAGGATCTCAGTATTGTCAGTAGTGATGCTAGAACCAGATCCCAGAGTCAGGTACACTGTTCAGTGATGCAAGGTTACTAATTCAGCTATACAACCTAATTCATAGCTCATACTCCACTACTAGTGTTACCTTGCTGTCCCCAGCATGTGGACACAACACACAGCAAAAGTAGCAGAAGCTGAACACCTTGAGTCTTCATTGTTTGTATCTTGGCTTGCACACATCCAAAAAACAGCTAATTGGCTTGCATGACACACATCCAAAACAGTTATCTtccattaatgatctttacccacccaCATGGCCTGGCACAGAGCAGCAAGACCTTGGTTCACACTCCCTCTCCTCAGACACCATCACTGTCCTTCACCCACTGTCCTCCAGGTGGTGTCTCCATGGCAGCTCTCCTGTCCTCAGCCCACCACTCTACTACCCCTCATCAGACAATGGTCACAACACTCAGATACTGGTGAGACATTGTGAGAATAGTATGGTGGTCCGTAGAATGAGACCcatcccctcacacacacacacacgcacacccacacacacacacaggtacctCCACTAGTCAGTACAGGGAACTAAGAGAGCTAGTAAGGTAAGGCTCTGTAGCGTGTTGAAAACACACTATTATATGCAGAGTCGACATTTATAGTATACGTCAATATTTAACTTCTTGCCACCAGTTCTGGACAATATGATAGAGCACTGGATTTGTGGGAGGAGTCTAAGATGAGTGGTAGCATGGACACGGACAGTTACACGGTTGTCATGGCAATGTGTGAGaggctgggtagctcagaggctgCACTGGCCCTGAGGGAGGACATGAGGTCACAGGGGCTGGCAATGGGGGACAGGTATTACTAGCATATCAACCAACCTGACATCCTCTGTAATGGATGCGTTTGTAGCCCTTTCATAGCTCTGTCTATTGAATGTGCTTTATTATTCTTTATTGATGATTTTCCTCACAAATAAGCATGTTTGATAGCTTACTTTAATTGGCATAATTTAACGTACATACCCACAATGTTGGTTGCTTAACTCTGATGCCCTCCTGCACAGATGTTGTCTCCACTTAGTGACCACCCTCATTGCTGATGATAGGGCTGGGGAGGCTGTGGAGGTCATGAGGGGGGAGTGGTTGcaggtacacacactaaccacccaccacacccctcacactcaTCCTGTACCTACACtaaccacccaccacacccctcacccctCACACTCATCCTGTACCTACActaaccacccacacacacagactggtACGTGCTTCCTACCAGTAGTAGCTAAACAGTTACTAGATAACAAGCATCCTGCACTGGCTCTGGAGGCGTGCTcgctgacctctgacccctcccACCCCCTCCTGTGTGTACAGCTGGAGTGTCTTGGTTCCCTCGGACAAGTGGAGGAAATGCAACAACTCTTGGAGGAGGTGGTCTGGAAAACCAGGAAAAATAATTCACTTATTTATATTCTATTATACAGTCTGTTGGTGTTGAGAGTGATTCGTTGCAAGTGGCCTTTGTTAATGGCCTGTCACTGGCTGGCCTCCACCACAGAGCAATGGAGCGTCTCTCTAGTCTCAAGTGAGGGCCACTGATACCAGTGTAATCTTCAGCATCTTAGAGTATCTACTAACTACAGTGTACTGtgtcctgtactgcctctgcCTGTGTTCCTGCTACAGGTGTATTGCTAGCCCATATAGAGTATGTACTAACTACAGTGTACTGtgtcctgtactgcctctgcCTGTGTTCCTGCTACAGGTGTATTGCTAGCCCATATAGAGTATGTACTAACTACAGTGTACTGTGTCCTAGCTGTACTGCCTCTGCCTGTGTTCCTGCTACAGGTGTATTGCTAGCCCATATAGAGTATGTACTAACTACAGTGTACTGtgtcctgtactgcctctgcCTGTATTCCTGCTACAGGTGTATTGCTAGCCCATATAGAGTATGTACTAACTACAGTGTACTGtgtcctgtactgcctctgcCTGTGTTCCTGCTACAGGTGTATTGCTAGCCCATATAGAGTATGTACTAACTACAGTGTACTGTGTCCTAGCTGTACTGCCTCTGCCTGTGTTCCTGCTACAGGTGTATTGCTAGCCCATATAGAGTATGTACTAACTACAGTGTACTGtgtcctgtactgcctctgcCTGTCTTCCTGCTACAGGTGTATTGCTAGCCCATATAGAGTATGTACTAACTACAGTGTACTGtgtcctgtactgcctctgcCTGTGTTCCTGCTACAGGTGTATTGCTAGCCCACGGACACTGTGTCTGTTACTAGAGGCCACCAGGAGAGGGGAGGATGTGGGATCAGCTGCTGCTGTGTTCCACACACTCTGGGAGCAAACCTTCACTCTTAAGGTACGTTAATACAGTCCCCCTATAAAAGCTAGATATGATTAACATTTCCAATATAGGATCTCTCTGTCCAGTTCCTCCAGACATCAGTGTCAGCTGCTGAAGAGGACAGGAGCTCTTACCTGCTCAGAGCTGCCAATGCTTGTCTCCACCTTCAAGCCCTAGCTCTGAGGGACACGGCATCAGAACACAGTGAAGCTGAAGAGCAGTTCTTGAGTTATGATTTCCCCTCTTTCCTTCATCAACAAAGTGTGTATCCCGACCAGCACACATACGCAGTACGTTACCATAGCTACCACTACAAACACTGTTAATTTGTTCCTCATTTAGAGAGGCCAATTTCAATTTTAATGCACTAAAATTATGGAAATTCTTTTTATTGCTAATTATTTTATCCCCCCTCAGACATTATTACTGAGGCTGTGTTTTGATGAGGGGTCTCTAGACACTGCTGATCGTGCCATCAAGTCTCTGTTCCAGTGTggttcacctttgacctccgaGGCCTTTGTCGAGTGGGCGGGACACTGCGGCCCAATCACCCCTCAACAAGCTAACAGGGTAAGCCATACAATACCCCGAGGCTATACAGTCGGCTCTGTAATAATAATTCTGATAAcccaaattcaacgattttctgattttctaaaGCACtctttctaataattatgctcaaatATCTCATTTGTAATGGGCCATAAGTTCCCATTTTCAATGCTATACTGTTACAGATTCTTTTCTCAGGTGTTGGGTTTAATTCGTCGTAATTTCCGTGCCCGCTATGATATTCGACTGACACTGGAGGACTATGTGCGGCTGTTGGGGGTGGAgcttgtgtgtggaggggaccCCAAGCAACTCACACACTCATTCAGCTACATCAGGACCATCAAGAATGTGAGCTATAATTGTATAGTGCAtggttggtataattatatacgagGAGGGTAGTTGggcatctttcaacagccataactttagtactgtTGATCTTTAGTaccaaaaatgttatgattttctgaaagcttagaaaaatacctttcaaatggtgtgtttcaatccaaaagtTCGTTGGGGCTagaatttgtcatttttcggccttggaccatgggctattatccatgatGTGGCCAAATTGGAaattagttttattgctcaaATAGAAAccttgatgacaccatttgaaaggtctctttctaagctttcagaaaatcagaaaatcgctGAAATTGTATCCacgatactcaagttatggcagctgaagaGTCCCTGAACCATCGTACTATTCTGAGATTAAacgaagggggggggggtagttgaacatttttcagctgccataactttagtatcgttgatccaatgtcaaaaatgttataatTTTAGATACGTTTCAAgtgatgtgtttcaatttcattacccccctcccacacacacacacgcgcacacacacgcacgcacgcacacacacacacgcacacacacacacacacacacacacacacacacacacacacagacaatgTCCAACCAGGGACTACTCACAGAGACCAGTCACTGGTACCCTATCATCAGTGCCCTAGCAACACTAGGCCCAGTGGGGGGACCCCTGTTCATTACCTATGATGACATGCTCACATGCGGAGTGGAGCCTGACCTGCTCATGTACAAGATCATAGCCAGTGCTGCACAGACCAACAGCACAGCTGCCCACTCTGCAGCAGTCGACTGGTGGAGAATGCTCAACTCTAGAGTGAAGCCAGACGTAGAGTTAATGAACACGCTGATCCGCtgctgtgaggtgtgtggggagtgggagAGAGGTTTCCTGTTCCTGGGGCTGTTCGAGCAGTGCCAACTATCACCTGACATGGACACCTTTGATGCCCTCTTTAAGGTAGGGCATCTGTTTACTGACAATTAAGATCCCCTAAAAGATATTGTGTTTTTTGGCGCTTGCTATTAAGGATTAAGTAGTTAATAATTGTGACCTATAATCTAGtcaacccagaggaggtccgacatgcgtgcacgaatcactacaagtgatatgtccaggccaaatgcactagcacttgtagtgattcgtgcacgcatgtcggacctcctctgtagTCAACCACTGCACACTTGACCAAAATACTAACCCCAcatcacccacccacccacacccacacacactcccccaccttacacacacacacacacacacacacacacacacacacacacacacacctacacagaTCTGTGATGCTACAAGAGACCATGATCGACTGATGGCTCTGAGCTCACTAGCAGAGACAATATTACCACAGCAACGAGATCATGTGAGAGATGAGGTCCAGAGAATACACAACAATTGGACTGATAGTGAACAACATCATTCAGAGTCAGAATAGTAGCTACACAATGTCGTCATTAATATTAGTGGTTGTGCTTATTTGTGGTATTTTTTCTCATGTTCAACTTGACAGCGTTTTTGAAATGAAATAACATTGtaagaggggaggggctgatgAAGTATGTATAACTGCATGCTCTATCAATCTGAAATACAATTATGCGATAATACAGTTTAGTTATCCTATAACAGCAGCTGGAGCCTCCCGCCCACTCATAGTCGAGTAGGCATCGTTTTGTGTATAGTTGTAGTCGCCTCTGACCTCTCCGGAGGCTGAGATCTCCTCATAAGTTACAGGGACGGTCTCGTAGATAATAGCTGCACTCTGACCCTGGTCAGTAAGGGGAATATCTTGAGGAgcagtcctgtgtgtgtgtgaagataattataattattagcaagcCTAGATTATATGGATGGATGGCCACAAGCAGTTTATTGGCACGTATATAGTGTTAAATTTGTGGCACCCATTCCAATGTAATAATGTATACGTAGTTGGTGATCAAACCAGACAATTTCCTGTGAGCTGGTGAACCACAGTGCCAACATGATATGAGATCATAATGGCAGTGCCATACAAGTGATTTTAAAACCCTGCTTTGGTGTTTTTAAAGATTAGGCATCACCAGTTTGTTTATCCATATGAAGGTTTACACTGAACATGCTAGGCGTAACTAAGCCGGCAGGAGGCAGACCTCAAAAAATGTTGACTGTAACTCACATTTTCCCTCCTCTCTTGTACCGGAGCACTAGGTAGGTCACCATCACTACAGTCACTGCAATCACTGCTACCACTACCAAGGTTACTACCACTCCTCCCACCACAGCACCAGTGTTGTCACACTGACAGAGAGAGCTCTCATCAGTAGAGGCTGTATAATGGGATAACCCACAAGCTGTTAGTACATATTGTTAGTACAACCTAACACAATGCACATGCTGCACTTACTTGCAGTGGGTACTTCAGTTACTGAAAAACATGCAGGATATAACGATGAGAACATAGACCCACTTACGTACCTAACTGCACACAGAAGGCTTGGATGACCCCAGTGTTGTCAGGAATCACACAGCAGTAGGAGCCAATGGGGCCTGACACAGACCCTCGACGATGGAGTCTGAGTACACCTGTATCTCCAACACTGTACAATAGATCAGTGTTTGAATCAGTAATGTCCGGACTCCTAGTGACAGCTGTTCCATTTGGTAGTAGCCAATCTCCTAATCCATTGGCACTATTGGGATTATCTTGTCCTGTACAGCAAATAGTTGAGTCAGTTCTGCAAGTCAATGCTGTCTCAGTGGTATCTCCGATGGTGTCTATGGCAACCTGTGAGTTCATAACAGCATAGTTGGTAGTTCCCATGGAGACGTAGACAGGAGGtactgtgggggtgggggattGTAACTCTGTTAGAGTTCATTGTACTAGCTTACATTGACAGGTTGGAGTTGATCCACTCCACAATCTGTCAGCTCCACACACTCTGGTAGCAGTGTTGGTAGTGGAGGGTACGTATTCATTCAAGCAGCTCTGTGTAGCCACTGTTCTCTCTACTTTGAGGCTGGAGTCTGAACTGGGAAGTCTGTAGCTGATCACTCCATTGGTTGGTATAGTGAGGTCAGGACAGATGGCTGCATATAGGGGTTATACAATCTATACCAACCATCACAACTATCACCACTTTACCTAAACAAACAAGATCTGATCCACCCTACGATCTGTCAGGCAGACACTCTCTAGTAGTGCTGGTATTCCTGGAACGTGTGTATCCAGACATGCAGCTCTGTCCGGCCACTGTTCCCTGCCGGTGTACACCGGGAGTAAAACGGCTGCTGTACATGATAACTCCATTGGCTGGCACAGGGAGCTGGCTAGGACATGTCACTGTGGAGACCGACACAATCTACTGATCAACCATTACCACTAGTTTGTACAACGCATACCTACACAGgttggagctgacccactccacattccatcactcccacaagtcctgttGGTGCTGCCTCAGTGGTACAGTtataggtggccacagtgttctCACCCAGTGTCATGTTAGATCCTTtttggaggcgggccacgcccatctagtgTCATGTTAGAGTAGGAGACCCCTCCATtggtggggggagggagggacgAGCAGACCACTACATACAAGGGATATTATACACACCTGTATTTACATAGCAATCATTATCATCACCTTGCTGTCCCCAGCAGGTGGACACAGCACACAGCAACAGCAGCAGAAGCACAACACCTTGAGTCTTCATTGCTCTATGATTGCTCCAACTCTATGCTGAGTCAATGACGATATGCAGTTtata comes from the Halichondria panicea chromosome 4, odHalPani1.1, whole genome shotgun sequence genome and includes:
- the LOC135334811 gene encoding uncharacterized protein LOC135334811; this encodes MAWHRAARPWFTLPLLRHHHCPSPTVLQVVSPWQLSCPQPTTLLPLIRQWSQHSDTGTSTSQYRELRELVSSGQYDRALDLWEESKMSGSMDTDSYTVVMAMCERLGSSEAALALREDMRSQGLAMGDRCCLHLVTTLIADDRAGEAVEVMRGEWLQTGTCFLPVVAKQLLDNKHPALALEACSLTSDPSHPLLCVQLECLGSLGQVEEMQQLLEEVSVGVESDSLQVAFVNGLSLAGLHHRAMERLSSLKCIASPRTLCLLLEATRRGEDVGSAAAVFHTLWEQTFTLKDLSVQFLQTSVSAAEEDRSSYLLRAANACLHLQALALRDTASEHSEAEEQFLSYDFPSFLHQQSVYPDQHTYATLLLRLCFDEGSLDTADRAIKSLFQCGSPLTSEAFVEWAGHCGPITPQQANRVLGLIRRNFRARYDIRLTLEDYVRLLGVELVCGGDPKQLTHSFSYIRTIKNTMSNQGLLTETSHWYPIISALATLGPVGGPLFITYDDMLTCGVEPDLLMYKIIASAAQTNSTAAHSAAVDWWRMLNSRVKPDVELMNTLIRCCEVCGEWERGFLFLGLFEQCQLSPDMDTFDALFKICDATRDHDRLMALSSLAETILPQQRDHVRDEVQRIHNNWTDSEQHHSESE